Proteins encoded within one genomic window of Gloeobacter kilaueensis JS1:
- a CDS encoding DUF3598 family protein codes for MNAGQALQLLDFRVLPRHTGTWEGDWLFLDAEGHETLRYRAVLTQRIEDNRWLQTNQNYLSDGRTTTQNFVGQAIGPGRVRVESTEPPFSNYQMVAEEHGESLLLFEIKDQAIGQLLALETINLLDDARRVRSTQSFAEDGQLRGFLLIRETRIK; via the coding sequence ATGAACGCAGGACAAGCTTTACAACTATTAGACTTTCGCGTACTGCCAAGACACACAGGCACCTGGGAGGGCGATTGGCTTTTTCTCGATGCCGAGGGTCATGAAACGCTGCGCTACCGGGCAGTCCTCACCCAGCGCATCGAGGACAATCGCTGGCTGCAGACCAACCAGAATTACCTGAGCGATGGCCGGACGACGACCCAGAATTTCGTCGGTCAGGCGATTGGACCAGGACGGGTACGGGTCGAGAGCACAGAGCCGCCCTTCTCGAATTATCAAATGGTCGCCGAGGAGCATGGAGAGAGTCTGTTGCTCTTCGAGATAAAAGATCAGGCCATAGGCCAGCTCCTTGCCCTTGAGACGATCAATCTCCTCGACGATGCCCGTCGGGTACGCTCGACCCAGAGCTTTGCCGAGGATGGTCAGCTGCGCGGCTTCTTGCTGATCCGGGAGACCAGAATCAAGTAA
- a CDS encoding PadR family transcriptional regulator yields the protein MFCNERWPWEFAFGGRSGRRGGKQPFGAGFESSWGFGGSWGFGEEPRTRRGDIKYILLELLAEQPRHGYELIKELEKRHGGFYRPSPGSVYPTLQLLEEGGYLTSELIDGKRVYTITESGRAMLADWKASSGGRARGAPGTEGFSTLIELKDAMLGLAAAVMESARPGNQQKVSQVREVLERARREIYTILGGE from the coding sequence ATGTTTTGCAATGAACGGTGGCCCTGGGAGTTTGCTTTTGGCGGCAGGTCGGGCCGGCGGGGCGGCAAGCAGCCATTTGGAGCGGGTTTTGAGAGCAGTTGGGGTTTTGGTGGAAGCTGGGGTTTTGGCGAGGAGCCGCGCACGCGCCGGGGCGACATCAAGTACATTTTGCTTGAGCTGTTGGCGGAGCAGCCGCGCCACGGCTACGAACTGATCAAAGAACTCGAAAAGCGCCACGGCGGCTTTTACCGCCCGAGTCCTGGCTCGGTCTATCCGACGCTGCAACTGCTCGAAGAGGGGGGGTACCTCACCAGTGAGCTGATCGACGGCAAGCGGGTCTATACGATCACCGAGAGCGGCAGGGCGATGCTCGCCGATTGGAAAGCTTCCAGCGGCGGACGCGCTCGCGGCGCACCAGGGACGGAGGGGTTTTCGACTTTGATCGAACTCAAAGACGCCATGCTTGGCCTCGCGGCAGCGGTGATGGAGTCGGCCCGCCCCGGCAACCAGCAAAAAGTAAGCCAGGTGCGCGAAGTGCTCGAGCGCGCCCGCCGCGAGATCTATACCATCCTGGGGGGCGAGTAG
- a CDS encoding efflux RND transporter periplasmic adaptor subunit, with product MSKSLTGGTIVGVLALLLGACGHSEVSDQSQQQVAIAATSGQVAAGQPEGAIELSAEAVRNQGIQVQTVARRRLLERKVFPASIEEAANRSGTVSMPVSSRVQQINVDIGDSVDRGQVLAVLTSSELGTAKADLLSAKSRLLASQARLIAARRQSERESYLFGRGISSEREKQEAQAQLASAQADFAAAQAAIDAAKARLLAFGMTNQEINQGDITPRLYARSATDGRIIQRKARVGQVVQPGEALFSISDLSEVWVVLKVFQSELGRLRVGDSVRFTVRGLSNRDVNGRVVRISEALDPQTRTADVRVVIPNRGRQLKPGMLVQAEVDLGSASREVLAIPDKALYEVAGKQIVFVRESATRFRPRSVTVGSRAGQYVEVRSGLKPGDAIVVEGGFVLKSELLKS from the coding sequence GTGAGCAAAAGCCTGACTGGCGGGACAATTGTCGGGGTTCTGGCGCTGCTACTGGGAGCGTGCGGTCACTCCGAAGTGTCCGATCAAAGTCAGCAACAAGTAGCGATTGCCGCGACGAGCGGCCAGGTCGCTGCCGGTCAGCCAGAAGGGGCGATCGAGCTTTCTGCCGAGGCGGTGCGCAACCAGGGCATCCAGGTTCAGACCGTCGCTCGCCGCCGCTTACTGGAGCGCAAGGTCTTCCCGGCTTCGATCGAGGAGGCAGCCAACCGCTCCGGCACCGTCTCGATGCCGGTGTCCTCCCGCGTGCAACAGATCAATGTCGATATTGGCGATTCGGTAGACCGGGGGCAGGTGCTGGCGGTACTTACCAGCAGCGAACTGGGGACGGCAAAGGCGGATTTGCTCTCGGCAAAATCGCGTCTGCTCGCCTCACAGGCGCGGTTGATCGCCGCCCGCCGCCAGAGCGAGCGCGAGAGCTACCTGTTTGGTCGGGGCATCAGTTCCGAGCGCGAAAAGCAGGAAGCCCAGGCTCAACTGGCGAGCGCCCAGGCCGATTTTGCCGCTGCCCAGGCGGCCATCGACGCGGCGAAGGCGCGCCTGCTCGCCTTTGGCATGACCAATCAGGAGATTAACCAGGGCGACATCACCCCCAGGCTCTACGCCAGAAGCGCCACCGACGGGCGGATCATCCAGCGCAAAGCGCGCGTCGGCCAGGTGGTGCAGCCGGGGGAGGCGCTGTTTTCGATCTCGGATCTTTCGGAAGTCTGGGTGGTGCTCAAGGTCTTCCAGTCTGAACTGGGCCGGTTGCGGGTGGGCGATAGTGTCCGCTTTACCGTGCGCGGCCTGAGCAATAGGGATGTCAATGGTCGAGTCGTGCGCATCAGCGAAGCGCTCGATCCCCAGACGCGGACCGCCGATGTGCGCGTCGTCATCCCCAATCGCGGACGCCAGCTCAAGCCCGGAATGCTCGTGCAGGCGGAGGTGGACCTGGGATCTGCCAGCCGCGAGGTGCTCGCCATTCCTGATAAAGCCCTCTACGAAGTCGCAGGCAAACAGATCGTCTTTGTGCGCGAGTCGGCGACCCGCTTTCGGCCTCGGAGTGTCACGGTCGGTAGCCGCGCCGGTCAGTACGTCGAGGTGCGCAGTGGCCTCAAGCCCGGCGATGCGATCGTCGTCGAAGGTGGTTTCGTTCTCAAGTCTGAACTGCTCAAATCCTGA